A window of the Branchiostoma floridae strain S238N-H82 chromosome 12, Bfl_VNyyK, whole genome shotgun sequence genome harbors these coding sequences:
- the LOC118427947 gene encoding zinc finger protein 665-like, whose amino-acid sequence MISSRRDTKTGTVQPDIVVGTETWLDSSVGSSEIFPDTYNVFRRDRAGRGGGVLVAVKNNIIATHHPDPDCPCELTWVRVHLANSKSIYIGAYYRPPSAGHDDFAALERSVLQKRANNNNAHIWLAGDFNLPDATWNPEANTTASNPSTLTSNYISLANDCGLEQMVCEPTRTVGQTSNTLDLFLTTNSTLVERVKILPGLSDHDIPLIDVQVKPQTSNSKDRLIYLWRKANIDALQQDMATYSREFADQAQHNTASENWELFKAAVSGAANKHVPRKKVSAQSNKRWITPQIRKAMRKRLNFSKARRSNSNEAWAKFKRCRKGVKQRVRKAHRDYVSNYLESNIEDNPKLKRHMRTHTGEKPYKCEECSRQLSQLGDLKRHMRTHTGEKPYKCEECSRQFSVLIALNTHIRTHTGEKPYKCEECSSQFSQLSHLKTHMRTHTGERPYRCEECGRQFSDLSDLNKHMRTHTGERPYKCEECSRQFSRMYSLKKHMRTHTGEKPYRCEDCGRQFSELGHLKKHMRTHTGEKPYKCEECSRQFSRLGHLKTHMRTHTDEKPYKCEECSRQFSQLYSLKAHMGTHTTELVEVSCKSRRMSTTSRAQSLGGVRRKTEMDISVRSVRREKRYKCEECSRQFSKLSHLEEHIRTHTGEKPYRCEECSRQFSKLGNLKAHMRTHTGEKPYRCEACSSQFSHLNTLKNHLLTHTGEKPYRCEECSRQFSRLESLKTHMRTHTGEKPYKCEECSRQFSHLESFKTHMRTHTGEKPYKCEECSRHFGQVGDLKKHIRTHTGEKPYRCEQCSKQFSHLSNLKKHMRTHTGEKPYKCEECSKQFSQLGDLKKHIRTHTGKKPYRCEECSKQFSRQYSLKKHMETHK is encoded by the exons ATGATATCCAGCAGACGAGATACCAAGACCGGAA CTGTGCAACCAGACATTGTTGTTGGCACTGAGACGTGGCTGGACTCGTCAGTGGGCAGCAGCGAAATCTTTCCGGACACGTACAATGTGTTCAGGAGAGACAGAGCTGGCCGGGGAGGGGGTGTGCTTGTTGCTGTAAAGAACAACATCATAGCAACCCACCACCCAGACCCGGACTGTCCCTGCGAGTTGACCTGGGTCCGGGTCCATCTGGCTAACAGTAAGTCCATCTACATAGGGGCCTACTATCGCCCCCCCTCAGCTGGTCATGATGATTTTGCAGCACTAGAAAGATCAGTGCTGCAAAAGCGGGCTAAtaacaacaatgcccacatctggctAGCAGGTGACTTCAACCTGCCTGATGCGACCTGGAACCCTGAAGCTAATACCACCGCTTCCAATCCATCCACTCTCACTAGCAATTACATCAGCCTTGCCAATGACTGTGGTCTGGAACAAATGGTCTGTGAACCAACTCGTACTGTGGGGCAAACTTCGAACACCCTGGATCTGTTTCTCACCACAAATTCCACCTTAGTGGAGAGAGTCAAAATCTTACCAGGTCTCAGCGATCATGACATCCCGCTGATTGATGTTCAAGTAAAGCCCCAAACATCAAACTCAAAAGATCGGCTCATATACCTGTGGAGGAAAGCTAACATCGATGCACTTCAGCAGGATATGGCAACTTACAGTCGAGAGTTTGCAGACCAGGCTCAGCACAACACTGCCTCAGAAAACTGGGAGCTGTTTAAGGCAGCCGTTAGTGGTGCTGCCAATAAGCATGTCCCCAGGAAAAAAGTGAGCGCACAATCCAACAAACGTTGGATAACTCCCCAGATTCGCAAAGCTATGCGTAAGCGGCTGAACTTTTCCAAGGCTAGGAGATCCAACTCCAATGAAGCCTgggcaaagttcaagaggtgTAGGAAGGGCGTTAAGCAGAGAGTTAGGAAGGCCCATAGGGATTATGTCTCCAACTACCTGGAGTCTAACATCGAGGATAATCCCAAg ttgaagagacacatgcggactcacacaggggagaaaccctacaaatgtgaagaGTGCAGTAGACAgctcagtcagctgggtgatctcaaaagacacatgcggactcacacaggggagaaaccctacaaatgtgaggagtgcagcaggcagttcagtgtgctgATTGCTCTAAATactcacatacggactcacacaggtgagaaaccctacaagtgcgaggAGTGCAGTAGCcagtttagtcagctgagtcatctgaagactcacatgcggactcacacaggggagagaccctacaggtgtgaggagtgcggcaggcagttcagtgacctGAGTGATCTGAACAAACACATGAGGACCCATACAGGTGAGagaccgtacaagtgtgaggagtgcagcaggcagtttagtcggatgtatagtctgaagaaacacatgcggacccacacaggggagaaaccctacaggtgtgaggactgcggcaggcagttcagtgagctgggtcatctaaagaaacacatgcggactcacacaggtgagaaaccctacaagtgtgaggagtgcagtaggcagtttagtcggctgggtcatctgaagactcacatgcggactcacacggatgagaaaccctacaagtgtgaggagtgcagcaggcagttcagtcagctgtaTAGTCTGAAGGCACACATGGGAACTCACACAACGGAACTTGTAGAAGT AAGTTGCAAATCTAGAAGGATGTCGACAACAAGCCGTGCCCAGAGTTTGGGTGGCGTCAGGAGAAAGACGGAAATGGATATTTCTGTGCGATCTGTCAGACGTGAGAAacgctacaagtgtgaggagtgcagcaggcagttcagtaagctgagTCATCTTGAGGAACACATtcgtactcacacaggtgagaaaccctacaggtgtgaggagtgcagcaggcagttcagtaagctgggtaatctgaaggctcacatgcggactcacaccggtgagaaaccttacaggtgtgaggcatGCAGCAGTCAGTTCAGTCACCTGAATACTCTAAAGAATCACTTgctgactcacacaggtgagaaaccctacaggtgtgaggagtgcagcaggcagtttagtcggcTGGAATCTCTCAAGAcgcacatgcgaactcacacaggagagaaaccttacaagtgtgaggagtgcagcaggcagtttagtcaccTGGAATCTTTCAAGacgcacatgcggactcacacaggggaaaaaccctacaagtgtgaggagtgcagcaggcattTCGGTCAGGTGGGTGATCTGAAAaaacacatacggactcacacaggtgagaaaccttacaggtgtgagcagtgcagcaagcagttcagtcacctgagtaatctgaagaaacacatgcggactcacacaggggagaaaccctacaagtgtgaggagtgcagcaagcagttcagtcagctgggtgatctgaagaaacacatacgGACTCATACAGGtaagaaaccttacaggtgtgaggagtgcagcaagcagttcagtcggcagtacagtctaaagaaacacatggaaaCTCACAAATGA